A genomic segment from Ptychodera flava strain L36383 chromosome 19, AS_Pfla_20210202, whole genome shotgun sequence encodes:
- the LOC139118100 gene encoding tripartite motif-containing protein 2-like translates to MSDSDENEEFDEHFSDKTCPVCKKNYADPKLLPCLHTVCRGCLTRSYGVGVKKGEVKCPVCKEKITLASNGFDGLPKNVLVLQRRLEEIAQGESDGETKCQNCTDNSVAVSWCEQCLQFLCDKCTDAHKRVAPFRRHGLISMADLGENFELERYKRMVVCRKHKKKVSKFCRTCKVATCVRCSEQEHVPGRGHDVVKLATAGKHYRESIHKLQHDMNKRSKLLRKYLEYLDEEKSEIDRDKNSAERDLERLFDHLSRSLHQQRRRMETKLEAARRLKEEMLEESEKQLQESVQNLELARSISRDTLKTEGSPDVVAMMGQVASRMNDLVVSRVDAKHRKSRRGDDPALKFVTDNPKINTFYDLIAHLGEVRVNSYIPPTIIEPDEEDSVVCGQRYGIILVSFGGDQQLEKHAVHAFRAELHDPDDIILSCQLKSTRSGTYRCEFRPQVPGWHILTVKLSGRNINGSPFKFDVAHNEFENEVDGSEFDCGNLGDPTGVAMHHGKLYVTDPRNKRVVVFNSLLEYEEKIELPFSPYDIAFDSSGSLVMSDQVGNAIYTCDVDGEVLSKIKSSQLKNVCGVAVDRHDNVLVADSASNCIFVFQPDGELQQRIGKPGKGSDGIKGPTFLAVDKSGYVYVSDSENHRVTVYSSNGHFLRYFSISGHGRGRLDHPMGIARDRSGHVLVSDSANRVTVYTIEGTFVTCIDSDTEENKLDQPHGLVTLGDGCFVVADTGNGSIKKYRYV, encoded by the coding sequence ATGTCTGATAGCGACGAGAACGAAGAATTCGACGAGCATTTTAGCGACAAAACGTGTCCGGTGTGTAAGAAGAATTACGCCGATCCGAAATTACTACCCTGCCTGCACACAGTGTGTCGAGGTTGTCTGACCAGGTCGTACGGCGTTGGCGTAAAGAAGGGTGAAGTGAAATGTCCGGTGTGCAAAGAGAAGATCACACTTGCATCGAACGGATTTGATGGGTTACCAAAGAACGTCTTGGTTCTGCAGCGAAGGTTGGAGGAGATCGCCCAGGGGGAGAGCGATGGCGAGACGAAGTGTCAGAACTGCACCGACAACTCCGTCGCCGTGAGCTGGTGCGAGCAATGCCTGCAGTTCCTATGCGACAAGTGCACCGACGCCCACAAGCGCGTTGCTCCGTTCCGACGACACGGCCTGATATCGATGGCAGACCTCGGCGAGAACTTCGAGCTGGAGCGCTACAAGCGCATGGTCGTCTGCCGCAAGCACAAGAAGAAAGTGAGCAAATTCTGCCGCACGTGCAAAGTCGCCACGTGCGTGAGGTGCAGCGAGCAGGAGCACGTCCCTGGACGAGGGCACGACGTGGTGAAACTCGCCACAGCTGGGAAGCACTACCGAGAAAGCATTCACAAACTCCAACACGATATGAATAAACGCAGCAAGCTTCTCAGGAAGTACCTCGAATATCTAGACGAAGAAAAAAGTGAAATCGACAGGGACAAAAACAGCGCCGAGCGCGACCTGGAACGACTCTTCGACCATCTATCGAGATCGCTCCATCAGCAAAGACGCAGGATGGAAACCAAATTGGAGGCCGCAAGAAGACTAAAAGAGGAAATGCTTGAAGAAAGCGAGAAACAACTCCAAGAATCCGTGCAGAACCTCGAGCTGGCTCGAAGCATCTCCAGAGACACGCTGAAAACCGAGGGCAGTCCCGATGTGGTTGCTATGATGGGGCAAGTCGCGTCGCGGATGAACGACCTCGTGGTGTCAAGAGTCGATGCCAAGCATCGGAAGTCCAGAAGAGGTGACGACCCGGCTCTGAAGTTTGTGACCGACAATCCTAAAATCAATACTTTTTACGACCTCATCGCGCACCTGGGGGAGGTGAGAGTAAACTCTTACATCCCGCCAACCATTATCGAACCCGATGAGGAAGATTCTGTCGTCTGCGGACAAAGATACGGCATCATATTGGTGAGTTTCGGCGGGGACCAACAACTCGAAAAACACGCCGTCCACGCCTTCAGGGCCGAGCTTCATGACCCCGACGACATCATACTTTCGTGCCAGCTTAAAAGCACCCGAAGCGGCACCTATCGCTGCGAGTTCCGTCCACAGGTGCCCGGGTGGCACATCTTGACGGTGAAGTTGTCCGGCCGCAACATCAATGGCAGTCCGTTCAAATTCGACGTGGCCCACAACGAGTTTGAAAACGAAGTCGACGGGAGTGAGTTCGACTGCGGCAACCTCGGGGACCCTACCGGCGTTGCCATGCACCATGGGAAGTTGTATGTCACGGATCCGAGAAACAAGAGGGTTGTCGTTTTCAATAGCTTGCTAGAGTACGAAGAAAAGATAGAACTGCCCTTCAGTCCCTACGACATAGCATTTGACTCTTCCGGGAGCTTAGTCATGAGCGACCAGGTCGGGAACGCCATTTACACCTGTGACGTTGACGGAGAAGTGCTGTCGAAAATCAAGAGTAGCCAACTCAAAAACGTGTGCGGTGTGGCAGTTGATCGACACGACAACGTCCTGGTCGCTGACAGCGCCTCCAATTGCATCTTTGTTTTCCAACCCGACGGAGAGCTGCAGCAGAGAATCGGCAAACCCGGGAAGGGTTCAGATGGTATCAAAGGCCCGACCTTCCTCGCCGTCGACAAGTCCGGGTACGTCTACGTTTCCGACAGCGAGAATCACCGGGTGACGGTCTATTCCAGCAACGGCCACTTCCTTCGCTACTTCAGCATCAGCGGGCACGGTCGCGGTCGGCTGGACCACCCGATGGGGATCGCCAGGGACCGCTCGGGCCACGTATTGGTCAGCGACAGCGCCAACAGGGTGACGGTGTACACGATCGAGGGCACGTTCGTCACGTGCATCGACAGCGATACGGAAGAGAACAAGTTAGACCAGCCGCACGGCCTCGTCACCTTGGGTGACGGATGTTTTGTCGTGGCCGACACCGGTAATGGTTCCATCAAGAAATATAGATATGTATAA
- the LOC139118097 gene encoding tripartite motif-containing protein 2-like, translated as MSHGGESIGSSEDGDDTLSCPVCKKKFDDPKILPCLHTVCSVCLDDLVVKERRAQHLVCPVKSCREKVQLTVRGVHELPDDFSVNNLADFEALRSGSFDEIGCGNCDDDSSAECWCSTCTVFLCKACTAAHERVDVYRSHELHLVAELQGAAEMSGYLKREVFNRRDICPICAGKVKDPKLLPCNHTACLTCLKQLVVKGKGGGPAYLKCPSCEQQIFIPAKGVGDLPSDDLLVDFDMLRDGYVASIKCGNCADGATAECWCSDCGVFVCENCRLEHRDGDHYSHHKLFPMSDLQKAAKITLLRRSIYCKNHERKEKNLYCVKCDKPICEQCKLLEHRGKHNHFTMTIDKAIRMKRIAVNRQLKRMRTKLRYVEKSKERAERDMELLVENHRAAKEAIHQHFENLMLALERCKERLENKLEVAFTLKDSYLYEQQKSICDMASTLQHAQNFTERVFHEGSDVEILTVSKQISERLDKLLDLPPIEESGNGLSHLKFEINKAAVVQYRDIVPKTGDILTFGRLPPMVVPPPAPVCSIRTSATVLAFDDDHRFRKLDASEIRADIKDQDSVVLPSRVLSNGDSTFDIRFRPQIPGRHVLTVRISGRPVKGNPFTLDVAANNPIVKFGDRGDVSLNEPIGIAVDSRGNVIVADPSSRRLVIYDDYGDYKNHVDIAYSHGSGVAVDQDDNIINVEWNRNHVHIYSPYGELVREFTYSRFVKPYGVAVSKDNHILVADSKANCIFVFSTQGDFIKQIGEEGGAPGQLKNPGFLAVSKVGNIAVSDFGNSRIVLFKPDGSFLRHMGSGAKGRGLVRFLGGLAIDAHGNVLAADGIPGNRIQVFSSNGSFVSSIESEEDKLSNPHGIALAGDGLVLVADTRNKCIKKYRYM; from the coding sequence ATGTCTCACGGCGGTGAAAGCATTGGAAGCAGTGAAGACGGCGACGATACGCTTTCGTGTCCTGTCTGTAAGAAGAAGTTCGACGATCCGAAAATCTTGCCATGCTTACACACCGTGTGTTCAGTTTGCCTGGATGACTTGGTCGTGAAGGAACGAAGGGCCCAGCATCTCGTCTGCCCCGTGAAGTCGTGCAGAGAGAAAGTACAACTGACGGTCCGCGGGGTACATGAACTGCCGGACGACTTTTCCGTCAACAACTTGGCCGATTTTGAAGCTCTCCGAAGCGGCAGCTTCGACGAGATCGGTTGCGGAAACTGCGATGATGACTCGTCCGCCGAATGCTGGTGTTCGACGTGCACCGTATTTCTGTGCAAGGCGTGTACAGCGGCCCACGAACGCGTCGACGTGTACAGATCGCACGAACTACACCTGGTGGCCGAATTGCAAGGCGCCGCCGAAATGTCGGGCTACCTGAAGCGGGAAGTCTTCAATAGACGTGACATTTGCCCCATTTGCGCCGGGAAAGTCAAAGATCCGAAGCTCCTGCCGTGTAATCACACCGCATGCCTAACTTGCCTGAAACAACTCGTGGTAAAAGGTAAAGGAGGTGGGCCGGCATACCTGAAGTGCCCATCCTGCGAGCAGCAAATCTTCATCCCGGCGAAGGGAGTCGGCGATTTGCCGAGTGACGACTTACTGGTCGATTTTGACATGCTCCGTGACGGCTACGTCGCTTCTATAAAGTGTGGCAACTGCGCAGATGGGGCCACAGCCGAATGCTGGTGTTCAGATTGTGGCGTGTTCGTCTGCGAGAATTGTCGTTTGGAACATCGTGATGGAGATCACTACAGCCACCACAAACTTTTCCCGATGTCAGACCTCCAAAAGGCCGCCAAGATTACGCTGCTTAGACGCTCGATTTACTGCAAGAACCACGAAAGGAAAGAGAAGAATTTGTACTGCGTCAAGTGCGATAAACCCATCTGCGAGCAATGCAAGCTTCTTGAGCACCGGGGAAAACACAACCATTTCACGATGACCATCGACAAGGCAATCAGAATGAAACGCATCGCCGTGAACAGGCAACTGAAAAGGATGAGAACGAAACTGAGGTACGTTGAAAAATCGAAAGAGAGAGCGGAGCGTGACATGGAACTTCTAGTTGAAAACCACAGGGCGGCAAAGGAAGCAATCCACCAACACTTCGAGAATCTTATGCTTGCATTGGAGAGGTGCAAAGAGAGACTTGAGAATAAGTTGGAAGTGGCTTTCACGTTGAAGGATAGCTACCTGTACGAACAACAGAAGAGCATATGTGATATGGCCAGTACCTTGCAGCACGCCCAGAACTTCACAGAACGAGTGTTTCACGAGGGAAGCGACGTAGAGATTTTGACAGTGTCCAAGCAAATATCAGAAAGACTTGACAAACTTCTGGACTTACCACCGATAGAGGAAAGCGGGAATGGGTTGTCACACCTGAAGTTCGAAATCAACAAAGCGGCTGTGGTACAATACCGAGACATCGTTCCGAAGACAGGTGATATTCTCACGTTTGGAAGGCTCCCGCCGATGGTTGTTCCCCCGCCGGCACCCGTGTGCAGCATCCGTACTTCCGCGACCGTGCTTGCCTTCGACGACGACCACAGGTTTCGTAAACTTGACGCGAGCGAAATTCGAGCAGACATCAAAGACCAGGATAGTGTCGTTCTACCCAGCAGAGTTCTCAGTAACGGTGACTCGACTTTTGATATTCGCTTCCGTCCGCAGATTCCGGGCAGGCATGTCCTGACGGTGAGAATTTCGGGTCGACCCGTTAAAGGAAACCCGTTCACACTTGACGTGGCCGCCAACAATCCAATCGTGAAGTTTGGCGACAGGGGTGACGTTTCTTTGAACGAGCCGATCGGTATCGCCGTCGACAGCCGGGGAAACGTCATCGTAGCGGATCCGTCGAGTCGACGACTGGTCATCTATGACGACTACGGTGACTATAAGAACCACGTAGACATCGCGTACTCCCACGGCAGCGGTGTCGCCGTTGACCAAGACGATAACATCATCAACGTGGAATGGAACCGAAATCACGTACACATTTACTCACCCTACGGCGAATTGGTGCGAGAGTTCACCTACAGTAGATTCGTGAAGCCATACGGCGTCGCCGTCTCCAAGGACAACCACATCCTCGTCGCCGACAGCAAAGCAAACTGCATCTTCGTCTTCTCAACCCAGggcgatttcatcaaacagaTCGGCGAAGAGGGCGGCGCCCCGGGACAGCTGAAGAACCCCGGCTTCCTAGCTGTTTCAAAAGTCGGTAACATCGCCGTCTCTGACTTCGGAAACAGTCGAATCGTCCTCTTCAAGCCGGACGGTAGTTTTCTCCGTCATATGGGATCCGGCGCGAAGGGTCGCGGACTGGTCCGCTTCCTGGGAGGCCTCGCCATTGATGCCCACGGAAACGTCCTGGCCGCCGATGGTATCCCTGGTAACCGCATCCAAGTGTTCAGTAGCAACGGGTCGTTCGTTTCGTCCATCGAGAGCGAAGAAGACAAACTGAGCAATCCCCACGGAATCGCTTTGGCCGGAGATGGCCTCGTGTTGGTAGCTGACACTCGCAACAAATGTATCAAAAAATACCGATACATGTAA
- the LOC139118099 gene encoding E3 ubiquitin-protein ligase TRIM45-like — translation MSDEEEIIEDEGEEVEERDPLVCPICEEHYDDPRLLPCLHNVCRTCLMKKFGGKKGIFNCPVCNEKVATPKPGLDGFPRNALIVWQLQAEGNSVTKCRNCEDDSVVYSWCGNCLQFLCETCHEAHLRVPLSREHNLITVEELEETDSESLEEYRRMVVCRKHNQRVEKLCRKCNVVICKRCTVTDHDPDRGHDIINLEVAVAHYKEVLEQLGQAATKRSRLLKKKVRNVQEENRLVDDECSYAELDLDKHFDTLERYVDEHRERMRKKLEAAYALKEQEIENKKRDANEALHCIKEAIEMSKEVTKDKHSDDEMIAVMGRWPQDWMPSPSRNWEKIS, via the coding sequence ATGAGCGACGAAGAGGAAATAATAGAGGATGAGGGGGAAGAGGTGGAAGAGAGAGACCCTCTCGTGTGCCCAATCTGCGAGGAGCACTACGATGACCCGCGACTGCTGCCCTGCCTGCACAATGTCTGCCGGACCTGTCTGATGAAAAAGTTCGGTGGGAAGAAGGGCATTTTCAACTGCCCGGTGTGCAACGAGAAGGTGGCGACGCCGAAGCCCGGTCTAGACGGATTCCCCAGGAACGCGCTGATCGTGTGGCAGCTTCAGGCCGAGGGCAACTCCGTCACGAAGTGCAGGAACTGCGAAGACGATTCGGTGGTGTACAGCTGGTGCGGAAACTGCCTGCAGTTCCTCTGCGAAACCTGCCACGAGGCGCACCTGAGGGTCCCCCTGAGCAGGGAACACAACCTGATCACGGTCGAGGAGCTGGAGGAGACGGACAGCGAGTCGTTGGAGGAGTACAGGCGCATGGTGGTCTGTAGAAAACACAACCAGAGGGTCGAGAAGCTCTGCAGAAAGTGCAACGTCGTCATCTGCAAGAGATGCACAGTCACCGACCACGATCCAGACCGCGGCCATGACATCATCAACTTGGAGGTGGCCGTGGCGCACTACAAGGAAGTTCTGGAGCAGCTCGGTCAAGCTGCCACGAAAAGATCAAGGCTCTTAAAGAAAAAGGTGAGAAACGTCCAAGAGGAGAATAGACTGGTCGACGATGAGTGCTCCTATGCAGAGTTGGATTTAGATAAACATTTCGATACTCTTGAAAGGTATGTTGATGAACACCGAGAGAGGATGAGGAAGAAACTCGAAGCGGCTTACGCCCTCAAGGAACAGGAAATCGAAAACAAGAAGCGAGACGCAAACGAAGCGCTGCACTGCATCAAAGAAGCGATTGAGATGTCAAAGGAAGTCACCAAGGACAAACACAGTGATGACGAGATGATTGCAGTCATGGGCAGGTGGCCGCAAGACTGGATGCCCTCTCCAAGCAGAAACTGGGAGAAGATTTCTTGA
- the LOC139118098 gene encoding tripartite motif-containing protein 2-like — protein sequence MSQLGDIKLSTVIPPTIIKPPEEEDTVFDPITCGIRSSITVVSFGGSRQLEKLGAYALRADVRDPDDILIPCSMLCVSGDTYLCQFRPQIPGNHILNVKLGGHHISMSPLSFRVSSSNPVWTTKTEDGQDGNGNLVNPIGVVVDHRGDIYVTDRDQNNSRVVQYDPSLVYQSEFTLPFGDIYDIAVDRQGRLIISEHNNNTVHIYTNQGKEEGKIENRDLKKPCGVAVNRNDDVVVADSQVKCVFVFSQKKKLLQKIGVPGTEEKQLENPTFLAVEPDNFSTVYVSDTGNNKIVVYNRKGVYESQIAAGDLKRGKLSNPKGVARDRHSHVLVCDEMNQVMVFTHEGAFVACIDSGGDQLSNPHGIATTNDGHVVVADTGNKCVKKYRYL from the coding sequence ATGTCACAACTAGGCGACATCAAACTGTCAACCGTCATCCCGCCTACCATAATCAAACCCCCGGAGGAAGAGGACACGGTTTTCGACCCCATCACCTGTGGCATCCGTTCATCCATCACTGTAGTGAGCTTCGGTGGGTCCAGGCAGCTGGAAAAGTTGGGCGCCTATGCACTCAGAGCTGATGTGCGCGACCCTGATGACATTCTCATTCCATGCAGCATGCTGTGCGTCAGTGGGGACACCTACCTCTGTCAGTTTCGTCCGCAGATACCGGGCAACCACATTCTCAACGTTAAACTTGGCGGCCACCACATAAGTATGAGCCCTCTGTCTTTTCGAGTATCTAGCAGCAACCCGGTTTGGACCACGAAAACCGAAGACGGGCAGGACGGCAACGGTAATCTTGTGAACCCCATCGGCGTGGTGGTAGACCACCGAGGTGACATATACGTCACCGACCGCGACCAGAACAACAGCCGAGTCGTTCAGTACGATCCCTCCCTCGTTTACCAGTCCGAATTCACCCTACCGTTCGGCGACATCTATGACATCGCCGTGGACCGCCAGGGGAGGCTCATCATCAGCgagcacaacaacaacaccgTGCACATCTACACCAACCAGGGCAAAGAAGAAGGGAAGATTGAAAACAGAGACCTAAAGAAACCATGTGGTGTTGCCGTGAACAGAAACGACGATGTTGTCGTCGCTGACAGCCAGGTTAAGTGCGTCTTTGTCTTCTCCCAAAAGAAGAAACTGCTCCAGAAAATTGGTGTCCCCGGCACCGAGGAAAAGCAACTTGAGAATCCTACATTCCTCGCCGTCGAACCGGACAACTTCAGCACCGTGTACGTTTCAGACACGGGGAATAACAAGATCGTAGTTTACAACAGAAAGGGCGTCTACGAGAGTCAGATTGCGGCTGGCGACCTGAAACGGGGAAAGCTTTCGAATCCGAAAGGTGTAGCCAGGGATCGCCACTCTCATGTACTTGTCTGTGACGAGATGAATCAAGTCATGGTTTTCACCCATGAGGGCGCCTTCGTCGCCTGCATCGACAGTGGTGGTGATCAGCTCTCCAACCCTCACGGGATTGCTACCACAAATGACGGACACGTTGTGGTGGCCGACACAGGCAACAAATGCGTCAAGAAATACAGATATCTGTAA